The following are encoded together in the Halopseudomonas salegens genome:
- a CDS encoding RNA-binding S4 domain-containing protein, translating to MAEKDDNKVRLDKWLWAARFFKTRNLAKAAIEGGKVQCQGERCKPSKEPRLGDLLTIRQGFDNREVEVLALSGQRRGAPEAQLLYRETEASMQRREAAAAQRKAMGAGAVISEQRPTKKQRRQIHRFRDQRDLGDD from the coding sequence ATGGCAGAAAAAGATGACAACAAGGTGCGGTTGGACAAATGGTTGTGGGCCGCGCGCTTTTTCAAGACCCGCAATCTGGCCAAGGCCGCTATAGAAGGCGGCAAGGTGCAGTGCCAGGGTGAGCGCTGCAAGCCCTCGAAAGAGCCGCGCCTGGGCGACTTGCTGACCATTCGCCAGGGTTTTGATAACCGCGAGGTGGAAGTGTTGGCATTGAGCGGTCAGCGTCGTGGCGCGCCGGAAGCTCAGCTGCTGTATCGCGAGACCGAGGCCAGTATGCAGCGCCGGGAAGCGGCTGCGGCCCAGCGCAAGGCCATGGGCGCCGGGGCAGTGATCAGTGAACAGCGGCCGACAAAAAAACAGCGTCGGCAAATTCACCGCTTCCGTGATCAGCGGGATCTGGGTGATGACTGA